One Desulfobulbus propionicus DSM 2032 DNA segment encodes these proteins:
- a CDS encoding PIN domain-containing protein, translated as MSDAKIILDTCIVSYMMKGVPLAHAYAPHCHGRLLAISFITVGELYYGAEKANWGSTKRNSLETTLRNFVVIPYDHEIARCYGRLVSSRLREK; from the coding sequence ATGAGCGATGCTAAGATTATCCTCGATACCTGTATAGTCTCGTACATGATGAAAGGCGTTCCGCTTGCTCATGCTTATGCTCCGCATTGCCACGGTCGCCTTTTGGCTATTTCATTTATTACTGTCGGTGAACTGTATTACGGGGCCGAGAAAGCCAATTGGGGGAGTACTAAGCGTAACAGCCTTGAAACGACTCTAAGAAATTTTGTCGTTATTCCGTATGATCATGAAATCGCAAGGTGTTATGGTCGTCTCGTCTCGTCTCGTCTCAGAGAGAAATAG